The Budorcas taxicolor isolate Tak-1 chromosome 18, Takin1.1, whole genome shotgun sequence genome window below encodes:
- the ZNF146 gene encoding zinc finger protein OZF, whose protein sequence is MSHLSQQRICSGENPFACKVCGKIFSHKSTLTEHEHFHNREKPFECNECGKAFSQKQYVIKHQNTHTGEKLFECNECGKSFSQKENLLTHQKIHTGEKPFECKDCGKAFIQKSNLIRHQRTHTGEKPFICKECGKTFSGKSNLTEHEKIHIGEKPFKCNECGTAFGQKKYLIKHQNIHTGEKPYECNECGKAFSQRTSLIVHVRIHSGDKPYECNVCGKAFSQSSSLTVHVRSHTGEKPYGCNECGKAFSQFSTLALHLRIHTGKKPYQCSECGKAFSQKSHHIRHQKIHTH, encoded by the coding sequence ATGTCACACCTCAGTCAGCAGAGAATTTGTAGTGGGGAAAACCCCTTTGCCTGTAAGGTATGTGGGAAAATCTTCAGCCACAAATCAACTCTTACTGAGCATGAGCATTTTCATAATAGAGAGAAACCTTttgaatgtaatgaatgtggaaaaGCATTCAGCCAAAAGCAGTATGTCATTAAACATCAGAACACCCATACTGGAGAGAAGCTTTttgaatgtaatgaatgtggaaaaTCCTTTAGCCAGAAGGAAAACCTTCTTACCCATCAGAAaattcacactggagaaaaacctTTTGAGTGTAAGGACTGTGGGAAAGCTTTCATTCAGAAGTCAAACCTCATCAGGCACCAGAGAACTCACACAGGAGAGAAGCCCTTTATATGTAAGGAGTGTGGGAAAACCTTCAGTGGCAAATCAAACCTTACTGAGCATGAGAAAATTCATATCGGAGAGAAACCCTTCAAGTGTAATGAATGTGGAACAGCTTTTGGTCAGAAGAAGTACCTCATAAAACATCAAAatattcacactggagagaaaccttatgaatgtaatgaatgtggaaaagccttctcTCAGCGAACATCACTTATTGTACATGTGAGAATTCATTCAGGTGATAAGCCGTATGAATGCAATGTATGTGGAAAAGCCTTCTCTCAAAGTTCATCTCTTACTGTACATGTGAGAAGCCATACAGGTGAGAAACCCTATGGTTGTAATGAGTGTGGGAAAGCTTTCTCGCAGTTCTCAACCCTTGCTCTACATTTGAGAATACACACAGGTAAGAAGCCTTATCAGTGtagtgaatgtgggaaagcttTCAGCCAGAAGTCACACCACATTAGACACCAGAAAATTCATACCCATTAA